The following are encoded in a window of Penicillium oxalicum strain HP7-1 chromosome II, whole genome shotgun sequence genomic DNA:
- a CDS encoding Proline-specific permease — MTSVERVAPKASHGDGHADMTEKGRALRTLVEADFLDDRYETTQRGLKNRHVQLMALGGTIGTGLFVGSGQSLATGGPASLLMGYLFISAMVYGLVTAIAEVGAYLPVHGGTMSYHGFRYVSRSMGFAMGYLYWYSLGILVPYEITAAGLVIGYWDTNATVSIAVWITIMMVVIVALNFLPVRFYGESEFWFSGIKIITLIGLLMVSFILFWGGGPSHQRLGFHYWKNPGSFNTYLVDGDVGRFVGLLKCTVSSAIAFIFAPELIIISGGEMESPRRNVPRAARRYIYRLVFFYIFAVLAIGVICPYNDPRLTVGNGTVKSSPFVVGIQNAGIPVLDHIVNAAVLTSAWSAGNSFLYMSSRSLYSLAVSGNAPSIFKACNRWGVPYYAVGASALFSCLAYLSVGTSSSVVFNWLVNFTNTSGFISWICCCIVFFRFRKAVAAQGIEQPYKSRLQPYGAYFGLGGAILMLLINGFTVFFPSEWSVSNFFTAYIGIPAFLVLYAGHRLVYWRDPWAWRPEEVDMHTGLQEIIEAEQPERPRGPWWKFW, encoded by the exons ATGACATCTGTCGAACGTGTGGCTCCAAAGGCCAGCCACGGCGACGGCCACGCGGACATGACAGAGAAAGGGCGTGCCCTGCGCACGTTAGTCGAGGCCGACTTTCTCGATGATCGCTATGAGACGACACAACGTGGTTTGAAAAACCGCCATGTTCAGCTCATGGCTCTCGGCGGAACGATTGGAACAG GTCTTTTCGTCGGATCCGGACAATCGCTTGCAACGGGAGGGCCCGCTTCCCTGTTGATGGGATACCTCTTCATCTCGGCCATGGTATACGGCTTGGTCACCGCCATTGCGGAAGTGGGTGCATATCTGCCTGTCCACGGTGGTACAATGAGTTATCACGGCTTTCGATATGTTTCTCGCAGTATGGGTTTTGCCATGGGCTACCTCTATTGGTATTCCTTGGGTATTCTGGTTCCGTACGAGATCACAGCGGCAGGACTGGTCATCGGATACTGGGACACGAATGCAACCGTCAGCATTGCCGTCTGGATCACCATCATGATGGTTGTCATTGTCGCTCTCAACTTCCTGCCCGTTCGCTTCTATGGTGAATCTGAGTTCTGGTTCTCCGGCATCAAGATCATCACTTTGATTGGTCTGTTGATGGTCTCATTCATTTTGTTCTGGGGAGGCGGTCCAAGCCATCAGCGTCTGGGATTCCACTACTGGAAGAATCCGGGCTCCTTCAACACATActtggtggatggagatGTGGGTCGATTTGTCGGATTGCTCAAGTGCACGGTCTCCAGTGCCATTGCATTCATCTTTGCTCCCGAACTGATCATTATCAGTGGTGGAGAGATGGAGTCACCCCGTCGCAATGTGCCTCGTGCTGCTCGCCGCTACATCTACCGTCTGGTCTTCTTCTACATCTTCGCCGTTCTGGCGATCGGTGTGATCTGCCCGTACAACGATCCTCGCTTGACGGTCGGCAACGGGACAGTCAAATCGTCTCCCTTCGTGGTGGGCATTCAGAACGCCGGCATCCCCGTCCTGGATCATATCGTCAACGCAGCAGTCTTGACTTCAGCATGGTCCGCAGGAAACTCCTTCCTCTACATGTCTTCTCGGTCCCTGTACTCTCTGGCCGTATCAGGTAATGCCCCCAGCATTTTCAAGGCCTGTAATCGCTGGGGTGTGCCGTACTATGCGGTCGGCGCCTCGGCTCTTTTCTCGTGTCTGGCCTACCTGTCAGTAGGTACCTCCAGTTCCGTGGTCTTTAACTGGTTGGTCAATTTTACCAACACTTCCGGATTCATCTCCTGGATCTGCTGCTGCATCGTGTTCTTTCGCTTCCGCAAGGCCGTTGCCGCGCAGGGAATCGAGCAGCCCTACAAGTCGCGCCTGCAACCCTATGGCGCTTACTTTGGTCTTGGCGGTGCTATTCTGATGCTTTTAATCAACGGCTTCACCGTCTTCTTTCCCTCCGAGTGGTCAGTCAGCAACTTTTTTACCGCGTACATCGGCATCCCCGCGTTCCTGGTGCTGTACGCTGGCCATCGCTTGGTCTACTGGCGTGACCCGTGGGCCTGGCGCCCCGAGGAAGTCGACATGCATACGGGATTACAGGAGATCATCGAGGCAGAACAACCGGAGAGACCTCGTGGTCCTTGGTGGAAATTTTGGTAA
- a CDS encoding Alpha-ketoglutarate-dependent xanthine dioxygenase xanA, protein MAILPPTVRPLQPSPDSQIDFGASIEGIDLENLTDEQFTKIHDALYRHQVVVFKRQHKLSAKAQYELTKRFDPTADNYGHGKTIDAKRSILHPDLKTVPHQPQVQIIGNGFVESYEGLENFQLRHPHHRTFHKDHIPDEKDHDYTRFYRWHIDAALYDLNPPQVTTLLAVQVPKGRRQTLLYDDGSDETMDVPLGTTAFVSGERMFELLSPAEQEFVRTSKIEYAPHPYIWMSPAHSRSTGLGLHSEGLELPDSDLPPIDPKKIMILPMLWKNPVTGKLALQIHPSAVRRIHLADGSVIDDLSRVREIVYRLQRPGISPQYVYAHDWEEGDLVLFNNRGVLHSVVGAFRPEEVRLFRQCNLAASEPPMGP, encoded by the exons ATGGCCATCCTGCCACCGACCGTCCGTCCTCTGCAACCATCACCAGACTCCCAGATTGATTTTGGAGCCAGCATCGAGGGCATTGACCTGGAAAATTTGACAG ATGAACAATTCACAAAAATCCACGACGCACTATATCGTCATCAAGTCGTGGTGTTCAAACGCCAGCATAAACTCTCCGCCAAGGCACAGTATGAACTTACTAAGCGGTTCGACCCGACAGCCGACAACTACGGCCACGGCAAAACTATCGATGCAAAGCGAAGCATCCTTCATCCAGATCTGAAGACGGTGCCACATCAACCGCAGGTGCAAATCATTGGAAATGGATTCGTCGAGTCATACGAGGGACTGGAGAATTTCCAACTTAGACACCCTCATCACCGCACATTTCATAAAGATCATATTCCTGATGAGAAGGATCATGATTACACTCGGTTTTATCGCTGGCATATCGACGCTGCGCTGTATGACTTGAACCCGCCCCAAGTCACGACTCTCCTCGCCGTACAAGTGCCCAAGGGTCGTCGACAGACTCTGCTCTATGATGACGGATCCGATGAGACGATGGACGTCCCACTGGGGACCACTGCTTTTGTAAGCGGCGAAAGAATGTTCGAATTGCTTTCGCCCGCGGAGCAAGAGTTTGTGCGAACGAGTAAGATCGAATACGCACCTCACCC GTATATTTGGATGAGTCCCGCTCACTCACGGTCAACTGGCCTCGGCTTGCACTCCGAAGGCCTCGAACTTCCAGACTCGGATCTTCCCCCGATTGATCCAAAGAAAATTATGATTCTCCCCATGCTCTGGAAGAATCCCGTTACAGGAAAACTCGCTCTTCAGATCCATCCGTCCGCCGTTCGTCGCATTCACCTCGCAGATGGCTCCGTGATTGATGATTTGTCACGAGTAAGAGAAATCGTGTACAGATTGCAGCGACCTGGAATCAGCCCGCAGTATGTGTATGCCCATGACTGGGAGGAAGGGGATCTGGTCTTGTTCAATAATCGAGGGGTATTGCACTCCGTGGTTGGCGCATTCCGACCCGAGGAAGTGCGCTTGTTTAGGCAATGCAATCTTGCGGCGTCTGAACCACCTATGGGGCCGTGA